One Anthonomus grandis grandis chromosome 15, icAntGran1.3, whole genome shotgun sequence DNA segment encodes these proteins:
- the LOC126745178 gene encoding uncharacterized protein LOC126745178 yields the protein MMRSLVCFVFFVVCVSVINTKAQDDTKGSILLKRLARHARRYSSSSEEPWRNWEPVPRLNWDDFFNSSRPRWHHHHDWHHHNRHNPCTCQKPQFPEFQPPPLPPNPKYPVFPEFPCFPGSNPPFPPGCKVSPPQPNSTETPENMTTTINPLLPSTTGGFWGMEWPDLQDKNNTIEEELPGPEIA from the exons atGATGCGTAGCTTGGTGTGCTTTGTGTTTTTTGTGGTGTGTGTGAGTGTCATTAATACAAAG gccCAAGATGATACAAAGGGAAGTATTCTGTTAAAAAGACTTGCTCGCCACGCAAGACGATACAGCAGCAGTTCGGAAGAACCTTGGCGAAATTGGGAACCTGTGCCTAGATTGAACTgggatgatttttttaata GTTCACGTCCCAGATGGCACCATCACCATGACTGGCACCACCACAACCGTCACAACCCGTGCACGTGTCAAAAACCTCAATTCCCTGAATTCCAACCTCCTCCTCTCCCACCAAATCCCAAATATCCTGTCTTTCCAGAATTTCCGTGCTTTCCTGGTTCAAACCCTCCCTTTCCGCCTGGATGTAAAGTGAGTCCACCACAGCCTAATAGCACTGAAACACCCGAGAATATGACGACAACTATTAATCCTTTGCTACCCAGTACCACCGGTGGCTTTTGGGGTATGGAATGGCCTGATTTGCAAGATAAGAATAATACTATCGAAGAAGAGTTACCTGGACCCGAGATTGCCTAG
- the LOC126745192 gene encoding uncharacterized protein LOC126745192, translated as MGSEGLKENTLVGMGNPLLDISTVVEKDFLEKYGLKQNDAILADPVKHKDLYSEITEKYQAQYIAGGSVQNTLRVCQWLVGKPNTTTFFGSVGEDNFAKILYEKAVTDGVNVKYQYTDKEPTGTCAVLITDHHRSLCANLGAANLFTIDHIKKAENRKILENALFYYISGFFLTVSPPSIMETAKIALERDRPLAFNLSAPFISQFYKEPLMQVLPYVDVIFGNELEAETFSQVQDLGTTDMKEIALKICNLPKQNEKRARVVILTQGIHPVIMAYKDKIKEFPIKVLPEDKLVDTNGAGDAFAGGFLSQYIQDKDLDTCVRCGIWAAREIIQRSGCSFDGKPTFDSCSE; from the exons ATGGGTAGCGAAGGTTTGAA AGAAAATACCCTCGTGGGTATGGGAAATCCCCTTCTAGACATCTCCACTGTTGTCGAAAAAGATTTCCTAGAAAAATATGGTCTAAAGCAAAATGATGCTATTCTAGCAGATCCTGTAAAACATAAGGATCTTTATTCAGAAATTACTGAAAAATATCAAGCCCAATATATTGCTGGAG GTAGTGTACAAAATACTTTAAGGGTATGCCAGTGGCTAGTAGGAAAACCAAATACTACCACATTCTTTGGCTCAGTGGGTGAAgataattttgccaaaattttatatgaaaaagcTGTGACGGATGGTGTTAATGTTAA atATCAATATACTGATAAGGAACCAACAGGGACCTGTGCTGTCCTGATAACGGATCACCATAGATCTTTATGTGCAAACCTGGGTGCAGCTAATCTTTTTACTATTGACCATATTAAAAAGGCTGAAAATCGGAAGATTCTTGAAAATGccctattttattatatatca ggtTTCTTTTTAACAGTGAGCCCTCCGTCCATAATGGAAACAGCCAAAATAGCCCTGGAAAGGGACCGGCCTTTGGCTTTCAACTTAAGTGCTCCCTTTATTTCCCAGTTTTATAAAGAACCATTGATGCAAGTCCTACCTTATGTagatgttatttttggaaaTGAATTG GAAGCAGAAACTTTTTCACAAGTACAAGATTTGGGTACAACAGATATGAAAGAGATCGCTCTGAAAATATGCAATTTGccaaaacaaaatgaaaagcGGGCGAGAGTTGTTATATTGACTCAGGGCATCCATCCTGTTATTATGGCTTATAAGGATAAAATTAAAGAGTTTCCTATTAAAGTTTTACCCGAAGATAAGCTGGTTGACACGAACGGTGCAGGAGACGCTTTTGCAg GTGGATTCCTGTCTCAGTACATACAAGACAAAGATTTGGACACATGCGTAAGATGCGGTATTTGGGCAGCTAGAGAAATTATCCAAAGGAGCGGTTGTAGTTTCGACGGCAAACCCACTTTTGACTCGTGCAGTGAATAA